The Periophthalmus magnuspinnatus isolate fPerMag1 chromosome 10, fPerMag1.2.pri, whole genome shotgun sequence genome segment CAATCCTAATCCATCTTTTGCTTTAACACGTATTTCAAATGAAGTTGTGGCTTCAAAGTCAATGTTGCCAATAACTCTTATTTCTCCTGTTTTTGGATTTATACTAAAGGTAtttctcacatcttcattaaCATGCACGAAATCATAACTCACATCACCATTGACGCCTTCATCTGCATCAGTTGCACTAACAGTCAGCACTACAGTGTCTAGTGGGGAGTTTTCAGGCAGACTGGCTTTATACACGGCCTGGCTGAACACAGGGGCGTTATCATTAGCGTCCAATACAGTGACGTGTATGGCCACGGTCCCTGATCTCTGTGGAGACCCGCCATCAAAAGCTGTCAAAATCAAATCTATTTCCTGTTGTTTTTCACGATCTAATTCTTTATCCAGCACCAGCTCGATGGTATTTCCTGTGattactgaaataaaattatcatttttGTTCAGACTGTATTGTTGGACCGAATTTTGCCCCACATCTGCATCTTGCGCCTCCTCTATCAGAAAACGAGCCCCTCTGTCTGCAGATTCACTTATCTCTAGACCAATAACCTCTTCGTTAAATTTGGGTGCGTTGTCATTAATATCTTGGACGTGAACGCTAATTCGGTGCAGCTCCAGAGGACTCTCCAGGACAAGCTCCCGTTTAACGACACACGACGCCCTTTCACCACAAAGCTCCTCTCGGTCAATTCTGTCTGCAACAACCAGGTTTCCGTTGTCCACGTTTACGTCAAAGTAGCGCTTCTCCGTCCCCTCGGTGTCAATGCGGGCTTTTCTGTGGCTTAATACGCCGCTCTTCAGACCCAGGTCTTTTGCTATATTTCCAATAACCCATCCTTGTTTGGTTTCCTCTGGTAAGGTGTAGCTCACATCTCCCCACGCTGCCTCAATCCACGTgaagaacaagaaaaacacGCAGATTTTCTTTAGAAATACCATCGTCTCGTCAACAACGAACAGACGCGTAAAACAAGTATGCAGTAATTGCAATCAGCGTTACGCACGTCCTAGGTTTCCACATTCAAACTACAAGTGGATAATGGGTGGCTACAGCTCAGACCAGGCTCATATACTGGCAAACAGCGCCACCGTGAGCTAAACTGTGACATTAGAAATTTGTTATTCGATTATATACTTTAAAAATTAGAATCTTGTTTCACAAATTATTTCATCCTGTTGTCCATAAGGATCAAATTTATGGGCTatgcatttttgttgtttgtcgAATAACGCATAACAGTGACTTCAGTGATGTACCGTGTGTTTTATGATActaatgtttaaagtgtgtaaaaaaagaaaaaaacaacaacaaaaaaacaagttttagttttgttttaaaatgtaatgaggCCATACTGTCTGAATTATGTCCACTGTTTAGTTTTGGActtttggatttaaaaagagaaaagtagATGTATTTATAATTGGGGAAATTCATTACGTTTTGTTTGAAAtcataaaaatgaaacatgatGATTTACTTTGTTCACACTACTTGAAAACACATAGTAAACTAAACAATCAATTCTATCAACAGGACAAAAGATTATTTGAGTTGATATGTTTAActtctcatccaagctgcttcttcagttctggtcagatcactgatggacactgccttgtatctatctgaagggtAGTCCATGATAAATTTGATCAGAACTGAATAAATTACTTGTAAGAGCAGTAAAACATCTTCACTAAAATTACTTTTTGTCCTGTTGCCAAATAttattttactatggatcatatctggatGTCTGAAGATTTACACAGATCCTTGAAAACACGTTTATAACATATGAATCACTGAACATTTGATTGGTATTCATGCACTGAATTATATTTAGTTCAATATAAACTTTAATTCAATACCCACTCATCAACAATGGCATATTCAGTTGTTTTTGCTCATCTTGTGTTATGTCTTCAGAATTATTTAAAGGGGGTAATTATCCACATTTAGATAAAGTGCAAggtaaaagtgaaaaagaatAGGATTGACATGTCAGGAAAAACAGCACTGACTATAACCCATAAAGGACATAAAAACATCAGCCTCAGATCAGAGCAAAAATGTGATTTGACTCACGTTTGCAATATCAAAATGATTTGAGCCTCAAACAGAAGCTCACGAAAAtgaaattaatataaataatcaaaatatatcTAAATGGTATATTAAAGTATTCTTATTATGGCAGTGTACATCTTGCAACACATAGAAGGCTTATACTGTATGTCTTGAGCTTTAGGCAATACAGTCAAATGGAAATCTACATGTTCCAAAGCATTTCATCTGACAAACACCTGTTGATCTCAGACAGGTAAAATTCTCAAAATCATAGCACAAACTGCTTTAACTGTTTGTATTTcctcaaaatgaaaatgtaagtaGAATTTGAATGTGTTATTAAAGGCACTTTGTCACATACTAAGCACCAAACAGGGTATTatgttttacacaaaaacacatacaaattatgtgcaaaaagagacaaaaatatttttcatcttgACCACGAGCTACAATGCCAAAACAACTAttgaataaatcattaaaataacACTGCTGCTGGTTATAAAGACCAAATGTAAAGTAACATTGCCCAAGAATCATTGGCCCAAAATGtcaatatgtgaaatgattttaagaggaaacaacatctaAACATATAGGACAAGAaatgcaaaagaaaataaataaagatttgaTTTAATTGCAGTTGCATACCTCTGAGCATTCTTCTAAATCTCCAAAGACGTCAGAAAAGTCAGTGGGGCTTTTTCTCAGTGTCTGATCTGCAGGCAGCGTGTTGTCATTGTAGGACGACACAAACTTAAAGTCACTTGTCCTGGATCCAGTCGTCATGTATCCATCATAGTTGTAAGTGCTGCGTAAAGTTCCTGTGCCGTCAACATCTGCATAATTAGGAGGCAGATAACCACTGGGGATTGCAACTGCTCCATCAAACAACAGTCTGGGCTTCCTCCTGCGACAGAACCTCACACCCAGGACAATAATAATGAAGGTGAGGAAAAATGTGGACACTGACACCAGTGCAATGATCAGATAGGATGTCAGCTTTGAGTCCCTCTCATCATAAGAAATGTCCTTGAGTTCAGGCACTTCAGCCAAGTTATCAGAGATCAGTAAATACatggagcaggtggcagagagaggaggctgtCCGTTATCcttcactgacacaataaggtTCTGTTTCATGCTGTCAGATTCAGAGACGTCCCGCTGGCTCCGGATCTCTCCACTGTGGAGACAGATAGTAAAAAGTCCcggatcagtggatttgactaTGTGATAGGACAGCCAGGCGTTCTGTCCAGAGTCTGCGTCCACTGCTATCACTTTGGACACCAGAGAGCCTGCATGTGCAGCTTTAGGGACCAGTTCAGTCATGAAGGAGTTCCCCTCCGGGGTGGGGTACAGTATTTGGGGAGAGTTGTCGTTCACGTCAGATATAAACACATTGACTGTCGTGTTGCTGCTGAGTGGAGGAGAGCCATTGTCTCTGGCCATCACATGGACTTTAAAACTCCTGAACTGTTCATAATCAAAAGCCCTCACAGCATGGATCACCCCTGTGTCTCCATTAACAGATACATAGGAGGACACTGGGGCCCCATTCACCTCACCAGGTAACAGAGAATAAACCACTGTCCCGTTTTGTCTCCAATCTGGGTCTCGAGCAGCAATAGAACATAAAGTGGAGCCAGGTTTGTTATTTTCAGTCACATGTGCGCTGTAGGACTGCTCCTCAAACACAGGAGGGTTGTCATTGATGTCAGCTACAGTTAAGTGGACAGTtttagaggaggacagaggaggagagccctcGTCAGTGGCAGTGATTGTAATGTTGTAATCAGACACTAGCTCACGGTCCAGCTGTTCTGTGGTCACTAGAGAATAATAGCTTTTTATGGAAGGTACTAACTTGAAAGGGACCCCAGTCTGAAGGGAGCAGCGGACCTGTCTGTTGTTCTCTGAGTCTCTGTCCTGCACATTAATGATGCCCACCTCTGTACCAGGAGGGGTATTTTCTGCCATTGTATCTGACAGGGATTTTAAACTGACCACAGGAGCATTGTCATTGACATCTGTGACAGAAATTATGACTTTTCCATGAGATGACAATCCTAATCCATCTTTTGCTTTAACACGTATTTCAAAAGAGGCTGTGGCTTCAAAGTCAATGTTGCCAATAACTCTTATTTCCCCTGTTTTTGGATTTAAACTGAAAGTCTTTTTCACATCTTCAGTAACACGCCCAAAATCATAACTCACGTCACCATTGACACCTTCATCTGCATCAGTCGCACTAACAGTCAGCACTACAGTGTCTAGTGGGGAGTTTTCAGGCAGACTGGCTTTATACACGGCCTGGCTGAACACAGGGGCGTTATCATTAGCGTCCAATACAGTGACGTGTATGGCCACGGTCCCTGATCTCTGTGGAGACCCGCCATCAAAAGCTGTCAAAATCAAATCTATTTCCTGTTGTTTTTCACGATCTAATTCTTTATCCAGCACCAGCTCGATGGTATTTCcagatattattaaaacaaagttCTCGTTTTTGTTTAAACTGTATTGTTGAATAGAATTCTGCCCCACATCCTCATCGTGCGCCTCCTCTATCAGAAAACGAGCCCCCCTGATTGCAGATTCACTTATCTCAAGACTAATAACCTCTTCGTTAAATTTCGGTGCGTTGTCATTAATATCTTGGACGTGAACGCTAATTCGGTGCAGCTCCAGAGGACTCTCCAGAACAAGCTCCCGTTTAACGACACACGACGCCCTTTCACCACAAAGCTCCTCTCGGTCAATTCTGTCTGCAACAACCAGGTTTCCGTTGTCCACGTTTACGTCAAAGTAGCGCTTCTCCGTCCCCTCGGTGTCAATGCGGGCTTTTCTGTGGCTTAATACGCCGCTCTTCAGACCCAGGTCTTTTGCTATATTTCCAATAACCCATCCTTGTTTGGTTTCCTCTGGTAAGGTGTAGCTCACATCTCCCCACGCTGCCTCAATCCACGTGAAGAACAAGAAAAATACACAGATTTTCTTTAGAAATACCATCGTCTCGTCAACAACGAACAGACGCGTAAAACAAGTATGCAGTAATTGCAATCAGCGTTACGCACGTCCTAGGTTTCCACATTCAAAACTACAAGTGGATAATGGGTGGCTACAGCTCAGGCCAGGCTCATATACTGGCAAACAGCGCCACCGTGAGCTAAACTGTGTCATTAAAAACCTTGTTTTTCGATTATATACTTTAAAAATTAGAATCTTGTTTCACAAATTATTTCATCCTGTTGTCCATAAGGATCAAATTTATGGgctatgcatttttattgtttgtccAAAAACGCATAACAGTGGCTTCATTAATATATCGTGTGTTTTATGATGTTAATGTCTAcagtgtgtaaaaaaaaaatcaatcaatcaatcaataaataaaataataaaactttcaaaactgTTCTTTTATGCAATctaattattttagttttattttaaaatgtaatgaggGTATCTTGTCTGAATTATGTCCACTGTTTAGTTTTGGacttatggattttaaaagagaaaattaGACATGTATGTAGTTGAGGAAATTCATTCAGTTTTGCttgaaaaaataagaataaaaaatgattatttatttggttCTCACTACTTGAAAACACATAGAAAACTAAACAATCAATTCAAGAAGACAAAGGGTTATTTGAGTGAATATGTTTCACTTTTCATCCCAGTCGCTTCtacagttctggtcagatcgctgatggacactgccttgtatctatctgaagggtAGTCCATGAtaaatctgatcagaactgaataAATTACTTGTAAGAGCAGTAAAACATCTTCACTAAAATTACTTTTTGTCCTGTTG includes the following:
- the LOC117378020 gene encoding protocadherin gamma-A11-like, translated to MVFLKKICVFFLFFTWIEAAWGDVSYTLPEETKQGWVIGNIAKDLGLKSGVLSHRKARIDTEGTEKRYFDVNVDNGNLVVADRIDREELCGERASCVVKRELVLESPLELHRISVHVQDINDNAPKFNEEVISLEISESAIRGARFLIEEAHDEDVGQNSIQQYSLNKNENFVLIISGNTIELVLDKELDREKQQEIDLILTAFDGGSPQRSGTVAIHVTVLDANDNAPVFSQAVYKASLPENSPLDTVVLTVSATDADEGVNGDVSYDFGRVTEDVKKTFSLNPKTGEIRVIGNIDFEATASFEIRVKAKDGLGLSSHGKVIISVTDVNDNAPVVSLKSLSDTMAENTPPGTEVGIINVQDRDSENNRQVRCSLQTGVPFKLVPSIKSYYSLVTTEQLDRELVSDYNITITATDEGSPPLSSSKTVHLTVADINDNPPVFEEQSYSAHVTENNKPGSTLCSIAARDPDWRQNGTVVYSLLPGEVNGAPVSSYVSVNGDTGVIHAVRAFDYEQFRSFKVHVMARDNGSPPLSSNTTVNVFISDVNDNSPQILYPTPEGNSFMTELVPKAAHAGSLVSKVIAVDADSGQNAWLSYHIVKSTDPGLFTICLHSGEIRSQRDVSESDSMKQNLIVSVKDNGQPPLSATCSMYLLISDNLAEVPELKDISYDERDSKLTSYLIIALVSVSTFFLTFIIIVLGVRFCRRRKPRLLFDGAVAIPSGYLPPNYADVDGTGTLRSTYNYDGYMTTGSRTSDFKFVSSYNDNTLPADQTLRKSPTDFSDVFGDLEECSEVCNCN